The following coding sequences are from one Hippopotamus amphibius kiboko isolate mHipAmp2 chromosome 9, mHipAmp2.hap2, whole genome shotgun sequence window:
- the LOC130861467 gene encoding LOW QUALITY PROTEIN: RWD domain-containing protein 4-like (The sequence of the model RefSeq protein was modified relative to this genomic sequence to represent the inferred CDS: deleted 1 base in 1 codon), with product MSANEDQEMELEALRSIYEGDESFRELSPVSFQYRIGENGDPKAFLIEISWTETYPQTPPIITMNAFFNNTISSAVKQSILAKLQEAVEVNLGTAMTYTLFDYAKDNKEQFMENHHPVHSATCISNIISVETPNTAPSSKKKDRKEQLSKAQKRKLADKTDHKGELPGGWNWVDVVKHLSKTGSKDDE from the exons ATGAGTGCCAACGAGGACCAGGAGATGGAACTGGAGGCATTACGTTCTATTTATGAAGGAGATGAAAGTTTCCGGGAATTAAGTCCAGTTTCATTTCAATATAGGATAGGTGAAAACGGTGATCCCAAAGCCTTCCTAATAGAGATTTCCTGGACAGAGACCTATCCCCAGACACCTCCAATCATAACTATGAACGCCTTTTTTAACAACACCATATCGTCAGCTGTGAAGCAGAGCATATTAGCCAAGCTACAGGAAGCAGTGGAAGTCAATCTCGGGACGGCCATGACCTACACGTTGTTTGACTATGCCAAGGACAATAAAGAGCAGTTCATGGAGAATCACCATCCCGTTCATTCTGCCACATGCATAAGCAACATCATCTCAGTCGAAACTCCTAACACAGCCCCA TCaagtaagaaaaaagacagaaaagaacaaCTTTCAAAAGCCCAGAAACGTAAGCTGGCAGATAAGACAGATCACAAAGGAGAACTTCCCGGAGGTTGGAACTGGGTTGATGTGGTGAAGCATTTAAGCAAAACCGGCTCTAAAGATGATGAATAG
- the PLET1 gene encoding placenta-expressed transcript 1 protein, which yields MAMLGSQLLPLGLLLCLGQLCPPVSCIIPPYDCLFFRSVVTATSSEIHASPNIYEPSTFYTVSVPVNNSITYVVLRVMDQKDAIIGTWEFADKYCNNSVLYHLKSSHGNQFKAKWLSPSFTNITEVELQVFTANSETSATAFYLKLKKDEPTSIFTTKTYTTKPTTTPPLSPNPHQTAPPQLITTPQLTTTTTPSHKLTTTPSYKLTTTHKQTPTHKLTTTHSGTKSSANRAFVSPVRDAFQILLVFLTSKLLF from the exons ATGGCAATGCTCGGGTCCCAGCTGCTGCCGCTGGGGCTGCTCCTGTGCCTGGGACAGCTGTGTCCCCCTGTCAGCTGCATCATACCCCCTTACGACTGCCTGTTCTTCAGGAGTGTGGTCACCGCCACGTCCTCTGAAATCCATGCCAGCCCAAACATCTACGAACCCAGCACATTCTATACAG TGTCAGTTCCTGTGAATAACAGTATTACATATGTGGTCCTTCGGGTAATGGACCAGAAGGATGCAATCATTGGCACCTGGGAATTCGCCGACAAGTATTGCAACAACAGTGTCCTGTATCACTTGAAGAGCTCACACGGCAATCAGTTCAAGGCAAAATGGCTGTCTCCTAGTTTCACGAACATTACTGAAGTCGAGCTACA AGTCTTCACTGCCAATTCCGAAACCTCGGCTACAGCTTTTTATCTGAAACTGAAAAAGGATG aacCAACCTCCATCTTCACCACCAAGACCTACACAACGAAGCCAACCACaaccccacccctcagccccaaCCCCCACCAAACCGCACCTCCCCAACTAATCACAACCCCCCAACTAACCACAACCACAACCCCAAGCCACAAACTAACCACAACCCCAAGCTACAAATTAACCACAACCCACAAGCAAACCCCAACCCACAAGCTAACCACAACTCACAGCGGGACCAAAAGCTCAGCCAACAGAGCCTTCGTCAGCCCCGTGAGAGATGCCTTTCAGATCCTGCTTGTCTTTCTCACCAGCAAACTCCTCTTCTAG